The Syntrophorhabdus sp. sequence CTTGAGGCTGCCGATGATGGGAAGGGCGCCCATGTGCATGAGCAGGGAGCCATCGCCATCGAGGCAGATCACCCGGCGCTCCGGTTTCCCGAGGGCCACCCCCAGGGCAAGAGAGGAAGTGTGACCCATGGACCCCACGGTGAGAAAGTCCCGCTGCCCCTCACCGCCTTCGGCCCGGATCTCGAAGACCTCCCGGGATGTCTTGCCCGTGGTCGCTATCACGATATCCTTCGCGCCTGCCAGGGAAAGGACCATTCTCAGGGCCGCTTCGCGTTTGAACGTCATCCTTTGCCTCACCTTCCGGTGGGAGTCGTGGTTCGAGAATGTGTCCTTTCGGACCACTATGGCAACGGGGGCCCTCTCCCGCTCGAGGTCCGAGAACACGTCTTCCAGGACTGCGCTGAGGACGCTGCCAGCCTCAAGGATGCTAAAAGGGATCTCCAACAGTTCGAGCTGGCCCGTTGTTATGCGACCCTGCTTCACATGCTGCGGTTCATCATTCACTCCCGGCTCTCCGCGCCATCCTATGATGAGCAGCACAGGGATCCGGTAAACCTCGGGATCCATAAGGGATGCGAGAGGGTTTACCGTGTTTCCCAGCCCGGAGTTCTGCATGTAAACGGCACCCCTCTTCCCCGTGGCAAGGTA is a genomic window containing:
- the aepY gene encoding phosphonopyruvate decarboxylase, which translates into the protein MIRPAEFCEVLKARGITFFAGVPDSLLQNLCAYLSDHSRPGEHIIAANEGNAVAMAAGHYLATGKRGAVYMQNSGLGNTVNPLASLMDPEVYRIPVLLIIGWRGEPGVNDEPQHVKQGRITTGQLELLEIPFSILEAGSVLSAVLEDVFSDLERERAPVAIVVRKDTFSNHDSHRKVRQRMTFKREAALRMVLSLAGAKDIVIATTGKTSREVFEIRAEGGEGQRDFLTVGSMGHTSSLALGVALGKPERRVICLDGDGSLLMHMGALPIIGSLKPKNLLHVLLNNASHESVGGQPTVADRIDFRNMALACGYAHYHKATDAASLSRCWQQLENQKGAAMLEVVVSKGSRKDLGRPTATPEQNKRAFMEHING